One Thermosphaera aggregans DNA segment encodes these proteins:
- a CDS encoding energy-coupling factor transporter transmembrane component T: MRKPSVAVVFIYALILTTLALLLKEPHRILPLVVFNASMSLIVGWRKVWWLYFLILVASIGIFTNALFFANTGGTVLDTGFFVVRENALKGFVTVTLRVMLIAGVGAFFVALFEPLEIIKGFTRELRMPASISLSLSYALRLLPLLRKDLEEIMFSRKQRGYRKRPLTPGELSSTLTGLLLAGFERALWSGVSLELRGFRDYKPARGISLNLYDVLIIAALIAQLIYATIM, from the coding sequence GTGAGGAAGCCTAGTGTAGCAGTGGTTTTCATCTACGCGCTTATTTTGACAACCCTAGCCTTATTGTTGAAAGAACCGCACAGGATTCTGCCGCTGGTGGTTTTCAATGCGTCTATGTCTCTTATTGTGGGATGGAGGAAGGTCTGGTGGCTCTACTTCTTAATACTTGTGGCTTCAATAGGGATTTTCACAAATGCTTTATTCTTCGCCAATACGGGAGGCACTGTCTTAGACACCGGGTTTTTCGTTGTCAGAGAGAACGCTTTGAAAGGCTTTGTCACGGTAACGTTAAGGGTAATGTTGATCGCGGGGGTTGGAGCTTTCTTCGTGGCATTGTTCGAACCTCTGGAAATAATTAAAGGCTTCACGAGAGAGCTCCGCATGCCGGCATCGATCTCTCTTTCGCTTTCATACGCTCTTAGACTGCTACCTCTTCTCAGGAAGGATTTAGAGGAGATAATGTTCTCCCGGAAGCAGAGGGGTTATAGGAAGAGACCGCTAACCCCGGGCGAACTCTCGAGCACGTTAACAGGGCTACTTCTAGCGGGTTTTGAAAGAGCCCTATGGAGCGGGGTCAGCCTTGAGTTAAGAGGGTTTAGAGACTACAAGCCTGCTCGCGGAATCAGCCTCAACCTGTATGATGTTTTAATCATTGCTGCCTTAATCGCCCAGTTAATTTACGCAACAATTATGTGA
- a CDS encoding protein-tyrosine phosphatase family protein, which translates to MFKWIIQDKLAQAPMPSLSELAYIRRVFDAVIVLTMPHEQPLSERYVDMLESHGFQVLHVPTPDYHPLELFDLLRTSIFIDENLRESRRVLVHCMGGIGRSGLVTTAYLIYKGYDLYSALKHVRTTVPGAVENKGQALMLENYYNLVNSFGQELLRNYGKIIFALNDPQAVLHASKTTQFTIELLNNLSMENTLSRGLLTQSLLHFHDQKIQSKLKELFKDLEFSSSAERLLSFTHTLDIFQDGRVVLTIYDSSQSKVDLTVLCKWDCEKIVEISATKKNIIEEIMGKEVYISWANYLDYV; encoded by the coding sequence ATGTTTAAATGGATTATCCAGGACAAGCTTGCCCAAGCACCTATGCCAAGCCTGAGTGAGCTAGCTTATATCAGGAGGGTTTTCGACGCAGTCATCGTTTTAACAATGCCGCATGAACAACCGCTCAGCGAGAGATATGTTGACATGTTAGAGAGCCACGGCTTCCAAGTTCTCCATGTTCCCACACCTGATTACCATCCCTTAGAACTCTTCGACTTGCTGAGGACCAGCATCTTCATTGATGAGAACCTGAGAGAGTCTCGCAGAGTACTCGTCCACTGTATGGGAGGAATTGGGCGGAGCGGGCTTGTTACGACTGCATACTTAATCTACAAGGGATATGATTTATACAGCGCGTTAAAACATGTAAGAACAACAGTGCCTGGTGCTGTCGAAAACAAGGGTCAAGCATTAATGCTTGAAAACTACTATAACCTCGTAAACAGTTTCGGGCAAGAGTTGCTGAGAAATTATGGTAAAATTATTTTCGCCCTTAATGATCCGCAAGCCGTTCTCCACGCCTCTAAGACCACCCAGTTCACGATCGAACTACTTAACAATCTATCTATGGAGAACACGTTGTCGAGGGGTTTGCTGACCCAGTCCCTGCTACACTTCCATGACCAGAAAATTCAATCAAAGCTGAAAGAACTATTCAAGGATTTGGAATTCTCCTCCTCAGCAGAGAGACTTCTATCATTCACCCATACGCTAGATATCTTCCAGGATGGCAGGGTTGTCTTAACGATTTACGATTCATCACAGAGCAAGGTTGATTTAACAGTCCTGTGTAAGTGGGATTGCGAGAAAATAGTGGAGATTTCGGCGACCAAGAAAAACATTATCGAGGAAATCATGGGTAAAGAGGTTTACATATCCTGGGCTAACTACCTAGACTACGTCTAA
- a CDS encoding phosphoglucomutase has translation MLRIERERFIGKPVDEVTLEDVTGLGALLGEYFGGERTLFVSGRDFYPASRMFKRALTAGLMSSGVEVLDFHESINGEIAFSIKRFGARGGFSIVQDPYNPVKIMIRVFKAPGVEIVGGELEKIISRERILQQGEKKVGWVNYAEYIHKLYVSALASFVKTDVIIDEKLSIVAGSSRGALDIVLPELFTSIKIDSIVFSTRKMIEERTGYPLTNEMLKTSRIVNALNADLGVIFNNDASSITVYTKKTGFLLPEELGIILLSRYRPGSKILIDKWWNSKYVEEVESNYNVVKATCEEEFFTKLKKEQPVLALNGKGEVVIPLFSMGYDGLLGFMALLEAISLVNMNIWDKITETRAKLVGERSSCLDLESVMKMCVEMGARCVKFAGGVRVERNNTIYTYLYDPNQDCFREFE, from the coding sequence ATGCTCAGGATTGAGAGGGAGCGGTTTATCGGTAAACCCGTGGATGAGGTTACCTTAGAAGACGTCACAGGCCTTGGAGCCCTGCTTGGAGAATATTTTGGAGGGGAACGCACCCTATTCGTGAGCGGCAGGGATTTCTATCCCGCTTCAAGAATGTTTAAAAGGGCTTTAACAGCGGGCTTGATGAGTAGTGGAGTTGAAGTATTAGATTTCCACGAATCCATTAACGGCGAGATAGCTTTCAGTATTAAAAGGTTCGGGGCAAGAGGAGGATTCAGCATAGTGCAGGATCCTTACAATCCCGTTAAGATAATGATTCGGGTTTTCAAAGCCCCAGGTGTTGAAATAGTTGGCGGAGAACTGGAGAAAATAATTTCGAGGGAGAGAATTCTACAGCAAGGTGAGAAAAAAGTCGGATGGGTTAACTACGCAGAGTACATTCATAAACTATATGTTTCAGCCCTGGCTTCTTTTGTTAAGACGGATGTTATTATTGATGAGAAATTAAGCATTGTCGCAGGCTCATCGAGAGGAGCCCTTGACATTGTTCTACCGGAGCTTTTCACCTCTATAAAAATAGATAGCATAGTTTTCAGCACAAGGAAAATGATCGAGGAACGGACGGGCTATCCCTTGACTAATGAAATGTTGAAAACATCGAGGATTGTTAACGCTTTGAACGCGGATCTGGGAGTGATTTTCAATAATGATGCCTCCTCGATCACCGTTTACACTAAGAAAACAGGATTCCTCCTCCCCGAGGAACTAGGTATTATCCTTCTCTCAAGATACCGCCCAGGCTCTAAAATCCTCATAGATAAATGGTGGAATAGCAAATATGTTGAGGAAGTTGAATCAAACTACAACGTGGTTAAAGCTACTTGTGAAGAAGAGTTTTTCACAAAGCTGAAGAAGGAGCAGCCTGTTCTAGCTTTAAATGGTAAAGGCGAAGTAGTTATCCCGTTGTTCAGCATGGGCTATGACGGTTTATTGGGTTTCATGGCGTTGCTTGAGGCAATCTCATTGGTAAACATGAACATATGGGATAAGATCACTGAGACCAGAGCTAAGCTGGTAGGGGAGCGATCGAGCTGTCTCGATCTCGAAAGCGTTATGAAGATGTGTGTTGAAATGGGCGCTAGGTGTGTGAAGTTTGCTGGAGGCGTACGTGTGGAGAGAAATAATACAATTTACACCTACCTTTACGACCCCAATCAAGACTGCTTCAGAGAATTTGAATGA
- a CDS encoding VTT domain-containing protein, with the protein MLDLEFLKGFGFFGIFLISFISNAIPYSTIPYLFWLIPVFALYQGNMFEYILLIILSSLGASMGKIVVYFIGRGFSRLGEESRIKRNLNILASEHSNALFITLLLFTALPLPDDVIILPLGYAKYNIVKYTVALLTGKIIVTSLAALYGKGLSFIFSESLNVPLWVFIIIYLYITLLFTYLAGSIDWLKLGGLAKKYGVRHAVAYFLKCMANGFARFHLLPLKFLRNRVFHR; encoded by the coding sequence ATGCTTGATCTTGAATTTTTAAAAGGATTTGGGTTCTTCGGGATTTTCCTAATAAGCTTCATCTCTAACGCTATACCTTACTCTACGATTCCATACTTGTTTTGGCTGATACCGGTTTTCGCCCTATATCAAGGCAATATGTTTGAGTACATCTTACTGATAATTCTATCCTCGCTGGGCGCATCGATGGGGAAGATTGTGGTTTACTTCATAGGTAGGGGTTTTTCAAGGCTTGGAGAGGAATCTAGGATTAAAAGAAACCTCAATATCCTGGCTTCTGAGCACAGTAATGCCTTATTCATCACATTACTATTGTTCACAGCCCTCCCCCTGCCTGACGACGTTATCATCCTCCCTCTGGGATACGCGAAGTATAACATCGTGAAATACACTGTGGCACTGCTCACGGGAAAGATAATTGTAACCTCCCTAGCAGCGTTGTACGGTAAAGGGCTTTCGTTTATTTTCTCAGAATCCCTTAACGTTCCCTTGTGGGTATTCATAATCATTTACCTCTACATTACCCTATTGTTCACGTATTTAGCCGGCTCCATAGACTGGCTTAAGCTAGGAGGGTTGGCAAAAAAGTATGGGGTCCGCCACGCGGTAGCGTACTTCTTGAAATGCATGGCTAACGGTTTTGCAAGGTTTCACCTTCTCCCGCTAAAGTTTCTGAGAAACCGAGTGTTTCACAGGTAA
- a CDS encoding mechanosensitive ion channel domain-containing protein — protein MSQTDSVGKALGRVILYAVITIIILAIVQWVFTSGVEILAETLNYEGFLTLKEYSVYVYIIVLFILGWLIVNAVASMFYAMMTPKYGASTGAAVRSLIRILGLGALVAGIAGGVAGGAAGVALGGFIGLVVGFATQQVLGQAIAGLFILLARPFKINDVVDVAGESEVTVKDISTLFTVVERKDGLTVLVPSTMIIGQKIVIRKRAEK, from the coding sequence ATGAGTCAAACAGATAGCGTTGGGAAAGCTTTGGGAAGAGTAATCCTCTACGCTGTGATAACGATAATCATACTGGCAATAGTCCAATGGGTTTTCACCAGCGGTGTTGAAATCCTTGCTGAAACATTGAACTACGAGGGATTCCTCACATTAAAGGAGTACTCAGTATATGTTTACATAATAGTCCTGTTCATTCTCGGCTGGCTGATAGTGAATGCTGTCGCGTCAATGTTCTACGCTATGATGACTCCTAAGTATGGTGCTTCAACCGGTGCGGCTGTGAGAAGCTTGATCAGGATTCTCGGTCTCGGCGCGTTAGTAGCAGGGATAGCCGGCGGCGTTGCGGGAGGCGCGGCTGGCGTGGCATTAGGAGGCTTCATAGGGTTAGTCGTCGGCTTCGCTACACAGCAAGTTCTAGGGCAGGCGATAGCGGGATTGTTCATATTGCTGGCTAGGCCTTTCAAAATAAACGATGTTGTCGATGTTGCAGGTGAAAGCGAGGTCACTGTTAAGGATATTTCAACATTGTTCACTGTAGTTGAGAGAAAGGATGGTTTAACAGTCCTAGTGCCAAGCACTATGATAATTGGTCAGAAAATCGTGATTAGAAAGAGAGCTGAGAAGTAG
- a CDS encoding thiamine-phosphate kinase produces the protein MTTLRELGERNVIDEIVKTVGTRVFKGEVLSYPDDAKDLLPKAPRIIVNIDGYGIEKLRLPWRDSSDIGWCAITGSVSDILVKGGVPDAVLIALGLPPDYPVQELKMLAEGLRDAVNYYGVRLLGGDTNSSSEPWIAVATIGFTPAKKPPSRKGLRKDDYIVVTGVYGAMGFAAIKGLEEAQRRKWVVEKTKRPVANKELGVVISSNYRWITASMDVSDGLGYTLLTLSSESNARILLHQPPLYEPSLMDECQGDMECIVKIAMSGGEEYGAVIGVRPEGLSNVLRDLEYYQIPYRLVGRVVEGEPGVFYEDKPLTFASWDQFKGWSNGV, from the coding sequence ATGACTACTCTCAGAGAGCTGGGCGAGAGAAACGTTATTGATGAGATTGTTAAAACAGTAGGGACGCGCGTGTTCAAAGGTGAAGTATTATCCTACCCTGACGATGCCAAGGACCTGCTTCCAAAAGCCCCCAGAATCATAGTCAATATTGATGGATACGGGATTGAGAAACTTAGGCTTCCCTGGCGGGATTCAAGCGACATAGGATGGTGTGCTATAACAGGATCCGTTAGCGATATATTAGTTAAAGGAGGAGTGCCGGATGCTGTTCTAATAGCTCTTGGACTGCCTCCAGATTATCCCGTGCAAGAGTTGAAGATGCTGGCTGAAGGATTAAGAGATGCTGTAAACTACTACGGGGTTCGACTCCTCGGCGGGGATACTAACAGTTCTAGCGAGCCTTGGATAGCTGTTGCCACAATCGGTTTCACACCGGCTAAGAAACCTCCTTCTCGAAAAGGGCTGAGAAAGGATGACTACATTGTTGTGACAGGGGTTTACGGTGCAATGGGGTTTGCAGCCATAAAAGGTCTCGAGGAGGCGCAAAGACGTAAATGGGTGGTTGAGAAAACCAAGAGGCCGGTGGCAAACAAGGAGCTAGGTGTGGTTATATCATCAAACTACCGTTGGATCACGGCTTCGATGGATGTTAGCGACGGGTTAGGCTATACTCTGCTCACTCTTTCATCGGAGAGCAATGCAAGGATCCTGCTTCACCAGCCACCATTGTATGAGCCAAGCCTAATGGATGAGTGCCAGGGCGATATGGAATGCATCGTTAAGATCGCAATGAGCGGTGGGGAGGAGTACGGAGCCGTTATCGGGGTCAGGCCTGAAGGGTTGAGCAATGTCTTGAGAGATCTAGAATACTATCAAATACCATACAGGCTGGTAGGAAGAGTAGTAGAGGGGGAGCCAGGAGTTTTCTATGAGGACAAGCCTCTTACGTTCGCATCATGGGATCAATTTAAAGGATGGAGCAATGGGGTCTAA
- a CDS encoding ECF transporter S component, with protein sequence MKASKPLEARKTYTVIDFLYLGVIAVVFAILFTVWWDVYYAVKALLGPIGTRILTYGLWFMPVPLAASLIRKPFSGFLGEFLPALLEAIFPTPGGIYNLYYGIAQGLAGEAGYAIFRYKKYGILQAGISGALPAIPALVLDAILFEDIYPWNEMILLLAALMISGALYGLIAYGVASSVRRK encoded by the coding sequence ATGAAGGCGTCCAAGCCGTTGGAGGCGAGGAAAACGTACACTGTTATCGACTTCCTGTACTTGGGCGTGATAGCAGTAGTGTTTGCAATACTGTTCACTGTTTGGTGGGATGTCTACTATGCTGTGAAAGCACTACTGGGACCTATCGGGACGAGAATATTAACCTATGGATTATGGTTTATGCCTGTACCCCTTGCCGCTAGCTTGATAAGGAAGCCTTTCTCAGGCTTCCTAGGTGAATTCCTCCCTGCGTTGCTGGAGGCGATTTTCCCTACGCCGGGAGGGATCTATAATTTATACTACGGGATAGCGCAGGGTCTTGCCGGCGAGGCGGGCTACGCGATCTTCAGGTACAAGAAGTACGGGATTCTTCAGGCAGGTATCTCCGGTGCACTACCAGCAATACCTGCTCTAGTCTTAGACGCAATACTGTTCGAAGACATCTATCCATGGAATGAAATGATTCTCCTACTCGCGGCTTTAATGATTAGTGGTGCCTTGTACGGGTTAATAGCTTACGGCGTTGCATCATCGGTTAGGAGGAAGTAG
- a CDS encoding TIGR00269 family protein: protein MVKCSFCERKAVYVNHLNGKAYCKLHFISYFERKVRRTIRKHGMLGEKEHIVVGVSGGKDSMSLLHLLHKLSKKNKNWRLTAVLVDEGIRGYRENTIPALKTYAERNMVEYRIVSFKEYLGFTLDEIVSIGRERGLPYLPCSYCGVFRRYVLNRAARDVGGTVLATAHNLDDIVQTYLMNIINNSWDKIARLKPVAERGGHEGFVPRIKPFYEVLEKESAIYALVNGLVRPDYQQCPYAEYNIRFTIRKILNDLEEKYPGTKYGLLRSLEKVSGLIENAQKNVLKSFETCKICGDPSSHPICKACMYRFELGILSSEESSRVKYVINEYPYLRKFLARF from the coding sequence ATGGTAAAATGTAGTTTTTGCGAGCGGAAAGCAGTTTACGTTAACCATCTCAACGGCAAAGCCTACTGTAAGTTGCACTTTATTTCTTATTTTGAGAGAAAAGTTAGAAGAACTATTAGAAAGCATGGAATGCTCGGTGAGAAAGAACATATTGTTGTAGGTGTAAGCGGCGGTAAAGACTCAATGAGCCTGCTCCACCTCCTCCATAAACTTTCAAAAAAGAACAAGAACTGGCGGTTAACAGCAGTCCTGGTTGATGAAGGAATAAGGGGTTATCGTGAAAACACCATTCCCGCACTCAAAACTTATGCCGAGAGAAACATGGTGGAGTATAGAATTGTTTCCTTCAAGGAGTACCTGGGATTCACCCTGGATGAAATAGTTTCAATAGGCAGGGAGAGAGGTCTCCCCTATCTCCCATGCAGTTACTGCGGGGTTTTCAGAAGGTATGTGTTAAACAGGGCTGCGAGAGATGTTGGAGGAACGGTACTGGCTACTGCTCACAATCTAGACGATATTGTGCAAACTTACCTAATGAATATTATAAACAACAGCTGGGATAAGATAGCAAGGCTTAAGCCCGTCGCTGAGAGAGGAGGGCACGAAGGGTTTGTGCCAAGGATAAAGCCTTTCTACGAGGTCTTGGAGAAGGAGTCCGCTATTTATGCGCTGGTTAACGGGCTTGTTCGCCCGGATTACCAGCAGTGCCCGTACGCTGAATACAACATAAGATTTACCATTAGGAAAATCCTCAACGACCTAGAGGAAAAATATCCAGGCACTAAGTACGGGCTTCTCAGAAGCCTCGAGAAAGTGTCAGGTTTAATCGAAAACGCTCAGAAAAACGTCTTGAAATCCTTTGAGACATGCAAGATCTGCGGGGATCCTTCCTCACACCCGATTTGTAAAGCATGTATGTATAGGTTCGAGCTGGGAATTCTATCTTCAGAGGAGTCTTCAAGGGTTAAGTACGTAATTAATGAATATCCATACCTTAGAAAATTCTTAGCTAGATTTTAA
- a CDS encoding oligosaccharide flippase family protein, whose protein sequence is MNEEQLGHVSFQAMIYGFATLLQIIIQVFTMMYISRILGPELYGLYNLSLVPLTFLLMFSDLGFNAALFRYSSISHSRKDYCTVKKAFLFTSKVLFTLNLGLSLSLLVFPGELSIILTQRSELSRFVMLTSITPIASALFGMSISILAAVEDAEKRALLQVLQGLVRIVSAVLLISAGYLLEGAVASYVVSYIVVALIGVFFVKPYIKGPDECSLDKIEYAKFALSMFIPGFLTGILGRLVSIRLAYTTAPLGELGNSMFGNFNAASAFIGAVLSIYGSLATPLLPYLSHQLANGNNAVRSVERLTSILNATLLPLSVFALFFSDDVISVVYGVRYGLAPGYFTLMGVALLTFHIGVVYSAFFQVMNDKKIIMLNGLATFVFGVVFLEISSSLISTAGIALTVGLYQVFSHILYLAYGIAKYKTRIEALKTLKTLFSTIISCLISYTITSAISGFVPTHTLLNPIGLFLLRTALLLLAFVITLQTYVVLMAVIGGLDEVDIAFIEKMFSRIRFVGRFVDYLAKAYKKIYYAFRARARRETL, encoded by the coding sequence ATGAACGAAGAGCAACTAGGACACGTGTCTTTTCAAGCCATGATTTACGGGTTTGCAACCCTGCTTCAAATCATAATTCAAGTTTTCACAATGATGTATATTTCAAGAATCCTGGGGCCAGAGCTTTACGGATTGTACAATCTCTCCCTGGTTCCCTTGACCTTTCTCCTAATGTTCTCCGACCTAGGCTTCAACGCTGCCTTATTCAGATATTCCTCGATAAGTCATTCAAGGAAAGATTACTGTACCGTTAAAAAAGCATTCCTCTTCACTTCCAAGGTTCTTTTCACACTCAATCTTGGATTATCGCTGTCCTTACTGGTTTTTCCAGGCGAGTTAAGCATTATCTTGACACAGAGAAGCGAGTTATCTAGGTTTGTAATGCTAACTAGTATCACACCTATCGCCTCCGCACTGTTCGGGATGTCGATATCTATTCTAGCTGCTGTTGAGGATGCGGAGAAGAGGGCTCTCCTTCAAGTATTGCAGGGGTTAGTTAGAATCGTATCAGCTGTTTTACTGATTTCAGCTGGCTATTTGTTAGAAGGAGCGGTGGCCTCATACGTTGTAAGCTACATCGTGGTAGCACTCATCGGGGTGTTCTTTGTCAAACCATACATTAAAGGGCCTGATGAGTGTTCCTTGGATAAAATCGAGTATGCAAAATTCGCCCTAAGCATGTTTATTCCAGGTTTTCTAACCGGAATTCTTGGCAGGCTGGTATCTATCAGATTAGCCTACACTACAGCCCCCTTAGGAGAGCTGGGTAACTCCATGTTTGGAAACTTCAACGCTGCATCAGCATTCATAGGGGCTGTTTTATCAATATATGGTTCGCTTGCAACCCCGCTCCTACCTTATCTATCCCATCAGTTAGCCAATGGAAACAATGCGGTGAGATCAGTGGAGAGATTAACAAGCATACTGAATGCTACCCTGCTCCCGCTGTCCGTGTTCGCACTTTTCTTCTCGGACGACGTGATCAGCGTGGTCTATGGGGTCAGATATGGTTTAGCCCCGGGCTACTTTACCTTAATGGGGGTGGCGCTCTTAACCTTCCACATAGGTGTGGTATACTCCGCCTTCTTCCAGGTTATGAATGATAAGAAGATCATCATGTTGAACGGATTAGCCACTTTTGTGTTCGGGGTTGTTTTCCTCGAAATATCTTCATCCTTAATCAGCACAGCAGGCATTGCGTTAACTGTTGGATTATACCAAGTTTTCTCACACATTCTTTACCTTGCCTATGGGATAGCAAAGTATAAGACTCGCATTGAGGCGTTGAAAACACTGAAAACCCTCTTCTCCACCATTATTTCCTGCCTCATATCATATACTATTACTTCAGCGATATCAGGGTTTGTTCCAACTCATACACTGCTCAACCCAATAGGGTTGTTTCTGCTGAGAACAGCATTATTGCTTCTCGCATTCGTGATCACTCTCCAAACATACGTGGTTCTCATGGCTGTTATAGGCGGGCTTGACGAGGTCGATATAGCCTTTATTGAGAAAATGTTTTCCAGAATTAGATTCGTGGGCCGGTTTGTCGATTATCTTGCAAAGGCTTACAAGAAAATCTACTACGCTTTCCGAGCCAGGGCTAGAAGAGAAACACTTTAA
- a CDS encoding ABC transporter ATP-binding protein: MITAKIAEAGFSEGKPIIKNILIESSKASVTLLLGESGSGKTTLLLSLTGVLEFLLNGYVKGSVRIDDLNPLDGNDYLRLPSKIGFVMQDPEKQLVMPTPFDEAVFTFQMRGYDEEEAIKRARDLLAIAGLSNKMNLHIENLSGGEKRRLSILLSIIHEPPVLILDEPSASLDVEGIKMVREIVKKYKERDNTTVLIAEHKPVFYTDLIDNAFVLEKTGSRKVDLETLYKSSVVDITSHHCVEQNNENSSVGEVLLETFDLDIGFDKPLIKNINLLARRGEVIGILGPNGSGKTTLLKTIAGFYKPLAGEIRIAGSTRVFYVPQNPDLLFLFKTVEKELKETSKKTGFTFDGLVELIPWYPRVRGLNPHWLSHGQRRWLSIIIAYAYSRGVILLDEPTTGLDYVRFNHLKRLVDELKRKGVSFLVSTHDPRVVSEIVDRAYVIDNGRLVEVDKCKIVEEYYSRTGVSA; the protein is encoded by the coding sequence GTGATCACCGCTAAAATAGCTGAGGCAGGGTTCTCGGAGGGTAAACCCATCATTAAAAACATATTGATAGAGAGTTCTAAAGCCTCGGTTACTCTCCTATTGGGTGAGTCAGGTTCGGGTAAGACCACATTATTACTCTCCCTTACTGGTGTCCTCGAATTTCTGCTTAACGGCTACGTGAAAGGGTCAGTGAGAATTGATGATTTGAACCCGCTTGATGGTAATGATTACTTGAGGCTTCCGTCAAAGATAGGCTTTGTAATGCAGGATCCGGAGAAACAGCTTGTAATGCCAACCCCATTTGACGAAGCTGTTTTCACCTTCCAGATGAGAGGATATGATGAAGAGGAGGCTATTAAGAGGGCTCGCGACCTCCTTGCAATAGCGGGGCTCTCAAACAAGATGAATCTTCACATAGAAAACCTTTCAGGTGGAGAGAAGAGGAGGCTGTCGATACTCTTATCAATCATTCACGAGCCACCTGTGCTCATCCTGGATGAACCCTCGGCTTCACTAGATGTTGAAGGTATCAAGATGGTTAGAGAAATTGTGAAGAAGTATAAGGAACGAGACAACACCACAGTTCTCATTGCTGAGCACAAGCCCGTTTTCTACACAGATTTAATAGACAATGCATTTGTCCTTGAGAAAACCGGTTCGAGGAAGGTGGACCTTGAAACACTTTACAAATCCTCCGTGGTAGATATAACTTCGCATCACTGCGTTGAGCAGAATAATGAAAACAGCTCGGTGGGAGAGGTTTTACTTGAAACTTTTGATTTAGACATAGGTTTCGACAAGCCGTTGATTAAAAATATCAATCTTTTAGCCCGCAGGGGCGAAGTAATCGGTATATTAGGTCCTAATGGCTCGGGCAAAACAACATTGTTAAAAACCATCGCTGGGTTTTACAAGCCACTGGCGGGAGAGATTAGAATTGCAGGGAGTACTAGGGTTTTCTATGTTCCACAGAATCCTGACCTTCTTTTCCTATTTAAAACGGTTGAAAAAGAGCTGAAGGAGACGAGTAAGAAAACAGGCTTCACATTTGACGGGTTGGTAGAGCTTATCCCATGGTATCCGAGAGTCAGGGGGCTTAATCCCCACTGGCTCAGCCACGGTCAGAGGCGTTGGTTGAGCATAATTATTGCATATGCTTACTCAAGAGGAGTTATCCTGCTTGATGAGCCGACGACGGGGCTTGATTATGTGAGGTTTAATCATTTGAAAAGACTGGTTGATGAGTTAAAGAGGAAGGGTGTTTCATTCCTGGTGAGCACTCATGATCCCAGGGTTGTTAGTGAAATAGTTGACAGGGCTTACGTGATTGATAATGGAAGACTGGTCGAGGTTGACAAGTGCAAGATTGTGGAGGAATACTACTCGAGAACAGGTGTTTCTGCGTGA